A stretch of the Ctenopharyngodon idella isolate HZGC_01 chromosome 14, HZGC01, whole genome shotgun sequence genome encodes the following:
- the septin8b gene encoding septin-8-B isoform X1 encodes MLSYKMTWSEEMRTLSLNGHVGFDSLPDQLVSKSVSQGFSFNILCIGETGIGKSTLMSTLFNTSFENEEASHFQDEVHLRPRTYNLQESNVDLQLTIVDTVGFGDQVNKEESYKPIVDYIDAQFENFLEEELKIKRSLYNYHDSRIHICLYFIAPTGHSLKSLDLVTMKKLDSKVNIIPIIAKADTISKSELQKFKIKIMSELVSNGVQIYQFPTDDEAVAEINSSMNAHLPFAVIGSSEEVKIGNKMVRARQYPWGVVQVENESHCDFVKLREMLIRVNMLDLREQTHARHYELYRRCKLEEMGFKDTDPDSEPFSLQETYVAKRREFIGELQLKEEQMRQMFVNKVKETEAELKEKERELHERFEMLKRTHQEEKRNLEEKRRDLEEEMNTFNRRKVAAETLQSLQGSSAIKKDKEKKT; translated from the exons ATGCTCAGTTACAAAATGACATGG AGTGAGGAGATGAGGACTCTCTCTCTCAACGGTCATGTCGGATTTGACAGTCTACCTGATCAGCTGGTCAGCAAATCAGTGAGCCAAGGATTCAGCTTCAACATTCTCTGCATAG GTGAAACTGGGATCGGCAAATCTACTTTAATGAGCACACTTTTTAACACATCGTTCGAAAATGAAGAGGCCAGCCACTTCCAGGACGAGGTGCATTTACGACCCAGAACATACAACCTACAGGAAAGCAATGTGGATTTGCAGCTGACCATTGTAGACACTGTGGGATTTGGCGACCAGGTTAATAAAGAAGAAAG CTATAAACCTATTGTGGACTACATTGATGCCCAGTttgaaaacttccttgaagAAGAGCTTAAAATTAAACGTTCCCTTTACAACTATCACGATTCACGCATCCATATCTGCCTCTACTTTATTGCTCCCACTGGACACTCACTGAAATCTCTGGACTTAGTTACCATGAAGAAACTGGACAGCAAG GTAAACATTATTCCCATCATTGCAAAGGCAGACACTATTTCCAAAAGCGAGCTTCAAAAATTTAAGATCAAGATCATGAGTGAACTGGTCAGCAATGGTGTTCAGATCTACCAGTTCCCAACAGACGATGAAGCTGTGGCTGAAATAAACTCTTCTATGAAT GCGCATCTGCCTTTTGCTGTTATTGGAAGCAGTGAAGAGGTTAAAATTGGGAATAAAATGGTGCGAGCCAGACAGTATCCATGGGGAGTGGTACAGG TGGAGAATGAGAGTCACTGTGACTTTGTAAAGCTGAGAGAGATGTTAATCCGTGTCAACATGCTGGACCTGAGGGAACAGACCCACGCCAGACACTATGAGCTGTACCGCCGCTGCAAACTGGAGGAGATGGGCTTCAAAGACACTGACCCTGACAGCGAACCCTTCAG TCTTCAGGAGACATACGTGGCCAAGAGGAGAGAATTTATCGGCGAGCTACAACTCAAGGAGGAGCAGATGAGACAGATGTTTGTCAACAAAGTGAAGGAGACAGAAGCAGAGCTaaaagaaaaggagagagag CTGCATGAAAGATTTGAGATGCTGAAACGTACACATCAGGAGGAAAAGAGGAACCTGGAGGAGAAGCGTAGAGATTTAGAAGAGGAGATGAACACCTTCAACAGGAGGAAAGTGGCTGCTGAAACCCTACAGTCTCTTCAAGGCTCCTCTGCCAtcaaaaaagacaaagagaagaaAAC ttgA
- the septin8b gene encoding septin-8-B isoform X2, producing the protein MAATDVNIYPSEEMRTLSLNGHVGFDSLPDQLVSKSVSQGFSFNILCIGETGIGKSTLMSTLFNTSFENEEASHFQDEVHLRPRTYNLQESNVDLQLTIVDTVGFGDQVNKEESYKPIVDYIDAQFENFLEEELKIKRSLYNYHDSRIHICLYFIAPTGHSLKSLDLVTMKKLDSKVNIIPIIAKADTISKSELQKFKIKIMSELVSNGVQIYQFPTDDEAVAEINSSMNAHLPFAVIGSSEEVKIGNKMVRARQYPWGVVQVENESHCDFVKLREMLIRVNMLDLREQTHARHYELYRRCKLEEMGFKDTDPDSEPFSLQETYVAKRREFIGELQLKEEQMRQMFVNKVKETEAELKEKERELHERFEMLKRTHQEEKRNLEEKRRDLEEEMNTFNRRKVAAETLQSLQGSSAIKKDKEKKT; encoded by the exons ATGGCTGCCACAGATGTAAACATATATCCT AGTGAGGAGATGAGGACTCTCTCTCTCAACGGTCATGTCGGATTTGACAGTCTACCTGATCAGCTGGTCAGCAAATCAGTGAGCCAAGGATTCAGCTTCAACATTCTCTGCATAG GTGAAACTGGGATCGGCAAATCTACTTTAATGAGCACACTTTTTAACACATCGTTCGAAAATGAAGAGGCCAGCCACTTCCAGGACGAGGTGCATTTACGACCCAGAACATACAACCTACAGGAAAGCAATGTGGATTTGCAGCTGACCATTGTAGACACTGTGGGATTTGGCGACCAGGTTAATAAAGAAGAAAG CTATAAACCTATTGTGGACTACATTGATGCCCAGTttgaaaacttccttgaagAAGAGCTTAAAATTAAACGTTCCCTTTACAACTATCACGATTCACGCATCCATATCTGCCTCTACTTTATTGCTCCCACTGGACACTCACTGAAATCTCTGGACTTAGTTACCATGAAGAAACTGGACAGCAAG GTAAACATTATTCCCATCATTGCAAAGGCAGACACTATTTCCAAAAGCGAGCTTCAAAAATTTAAGATCAAGATCATGAGTGAACTGGTCAGCAATGGTGTTCAGATCTACCAGTTCCCAACAGACGATGAAGCTGTGGCTGAAATAAACTCTTCTATGAAT GCGCATCTGCCTTTTGCTGTTATTGGAAGCAGTGAAGAGGTTAAAATTGGGAATAAAATGGTGCGAGCCAGACAGTATCCATGGGGAGTGGTACAGG TGGAGAATGAGAGTCACTGTGACTTTGTAAAGCTGAGAGAGATGTTAATCCGTGTCAACATGCTGGACCTGAGGGAACAGACCCACGCCAGACACTATGAGCTGTACCGCCGCTGCAAACTGGAGGAGATGGGCTTCAAAGACACTGACCCTGACAGCGAACCCTTCAG TCTTCAGGAGACATACGTGGCCAAGAGGAGAGAATTTATCGGCGAGCTACAACTCAAGGAGGAGCAGATGAGACAGATGTTTGTCAACAAAGTGAAGGAGACAGAAGCAGAGCTaaaagaaaaggagagagag CTGCATGAAAGATTTGAGATGCTGAAACGTACACATCAGGAGGAAAAGAGGAACCTGGAGGAGAAGCGTAGAGATTTAGAAGAGGAGATGAACACCTTCAACAGGAGGAAAGTGGCTGCTGAAACCCTACAGTCTCTTCAAGGCTCCTCTGCCAtcaaaaaagacaaagagaagaaAAC ttgA